One region of Quercus lobata isolate SW786 chromosome 2, ValleyOak3.0 Primary Assembly, whole genome shotgun sequence genomic DNA includes:
- the LOC115976450 gene encoding SWI/SNF complex component SNF12 homolog, which yields MSANNNNPPKSLGASSSPFGNAGMPTNPSFTQSQAQAQIEAAFQNQYQLSQAHAIAQAQSKALAHAQAQAQATHAQFQAHLQAQGLALSQNHSAGIGNLGGSSPSMSTPGNSSIKRMPQKPPIRPLGVSPTHMVSPLRQMEQFSANRRKKQKLPEKQLQDKVAAILPESALYTQLLEFEARVDAALARKKVDIQEALKSPPCVQKTLRIYVFNTFTNQIRTIPKKPNAEAPTWTLKIVGRILEDGVDPDQPGVVQKSNPLYPKFSSFFKRVTISLDQRLYPDNHVIMWENARTPAPHEGFEVKRKGDKEFNVNIRLEMNYVPEKFKLSPALMEVLGIEVDTRPRIIGAIWHYVKARKLQNPNDPSFFNCDPPLQRVFGEERMKFTMVSQKISQHLFPPQPIHLEHKIKLSGNSPAGTACYDVLVDVPFPIQRELSALLANAEKNKEIDTCDEAICSAIKKIHEHRRRRSFFLGFSQSPVEFINALIESQSKDLKLVAGEASRSAEIERRSDFFNQPWVEDAVIRYLNRKPVAGSDAPGSM from the exons ATGTCTGCAAACAATAATAACCCGCCTAAGAGCCTTGGGGCCTCTTCATCGCCCTTTGGCAATGCTGGTATGCCCACAAACCCTTCGTTTACACAATCACAAGCTCAAGCACAAATTGAGGCCGCCTTTCAAAATCAGTATCAGCTGTCCCAAGCGCATGCCATTGCACAGGCACAGTCAAAAGCCTTGGCTCATGCTCAAGCTCAAGCACAAGCGACACATGCCCAATTCCAAGCTCATTTACAAGCTCAAGGGCTGGCACTCAGCCAGAACCATTCAGCTGGCATTGGTAATTTGGGTGGATCTTCGCCTTCCATGTCAACGCCCGGTAATTCAAGTATTAAGCGGATGCCCCAAAAACCCCCGATCCGACCTCTTGGTGTTTCCCCTACACACATGGTTTCCCCCTTGAGACAAATGGAGCAGTTTTCTGCCAATCGGAGAAAGAAGCAGAAGCTTCCCGAGAAACAGCTACAAGATAAAGTGGCAGCGATTCTACCTGAGTCTGCTCTATATACCCAGCTTCTTGAATTTGAGGCTCGTGTTGATGCTGCTCTGGCAAGAAAGAAAGTAGACATCCAAGAGGCCCTTAAAAGCCCACCCTGCGTGCAGAAAACTCTTCGAATTTATGTTTTCAACACTTTTACAAACCAGATTCGCACCATTCCAAAGAAGCCAAATGCCGAGGCCCCTACTTGGACACTTAAGATAGTTGGTAGAATCTTGGAAGATGGGGTAGATCCTGATCAGCCTGGAGTGGTCCAAAAGTCAAACCCTTTGTACCCTAAATTCTCATCTTTCTTCAAGAGAGTGACCATTTCCTTGGACCAGAGACTATATCCTGACAACCATGTCATTATGTGGGAGAATGCTCGAACCCCTGCTCCTCATGAGGGCTTTGAGGTGAAGAGGAAAGGGGATAAAGAGTTTAATGTGAACATACGCTTGGAGATGAACTATGTGCCTGAGAAGTTCAAGCTTTCACCAGCATTGATGGAAGTTCTTGGTATTGAGGTTGATACCCGCCCGAGAATAATTGGTGCAATCTGGCATTATGTAAAAGCTAGAAAACTGCAGAACCCGAATGACCCCTCTTTCTTTAATTGTGATCCACCTCTTCAAAGAGTTTTTGGGGAAGAAAGGATGAAATTCACCATGGTTTCACAGAAGATATCGCAGCATTTATTCCCACCTCAGCCTATACATTTGGAGCATAAGATCAAGCTTTCAGGAAACAGTCCTGCCGGAACTGCCTGTTATGATGTGTTGGTTGATGTGCCTTTTCCAATTCAGAGGGAATTGTCTGCTTTATTGGCTAATGCagagaagaacaaagaaattgaTACCTGTGATGAAGCAATATGCAGTGCTATAAAAAAGATCCATGAGCACCGCCGGAGGCGATCATTCTTCCTTGGGTTTAGTCAATCACCGGTGGAATTCATCAATGCATTGATCGAATCTCAAAGCAAGGACTTGAAGCTTGTCGCTGGAGAAGCAAGTCGTAGTGCTGAAATAGAGCGCCGGTCAGATTTCTTCAACCAACCATG GGTTGAAGATGCTGTTATCCGATATTTGAATCGCAAGCCAGTTGCAGGAAGTGACGCTCCTGGAAGTATGTGA
- the LOC115976449 gene encoding ATPase family AAA domain-containing protein FIGL1 isoform X2 produces the protein MAGNEEPKQISQPSPSSSSSSKAKIEEEELQQQQQQQAKEICWRKQVDQNLKRLHPLLFGAELALDRRDFSAALILGLRLLGFLDSQSQSEVDQAFIYPIRREVAAKINAARHSLAPDSDRRAFEQAKKAPGCVFGTRGEIDIGRIKQSKYFQALLQQSNIKAENELGGQIEKHDRLSNQASKVMTQAKLTSNMTRASNGLNKGFWSSKSNNSDDCIIVEKPRSHNNQVKGHGVSSFPKVEDEDRAYGSAAGAKRAHIEISSPRIDNAKSPSSNEEANADASGNGFVTARAKLEMDARQRRGLAGSPSASVSPQSDNNCANRGYGVKSYGVSRRGVRGGFIPPIKSNGGNVGNVTSRIGGKCDDALDDSTKRCLDMLCGPDGELPEKLRNLEPRLIEHISNEIMDRDPNVRWDDIAGLDHAKKCVTEMVIWPLLRPDIFKGCRSPGKGLLLFGPPGTGKTMIGKAIAGEAKATFFYISASSLTSKWIGEGEKLVRALFGVACCRQPAVIFVDEIDSLLSQVSFPSSKGSDRMRWTLTSDGEFDVSSYLEALRGTREMFFPWKSIWCAKATKRISFFVWTAAWGKIPTGDHLIK, from the exons atggcgGGAAACGAAGAGCCAAAGCAAATTTCACAACCGTcaccatcttcttcctcttcttcgaAAGCGaagatagaagaagaagaactgcagcaacagcaacagcaacaagcTAAAGAGATATGCTGGAGAAAGCAAGTGGACCAGAACCTCAAGCGCCTCCACCCGCTCCTCTTCGGCGCCGAGCTCGCCCTCGACCGCCGCGACTTCTCGGCGGCTCTGATCCTCGGTCTCCGCCTCCTCGGCTTCCTCGACTCCCAGTCTCAATCCGAAGTCGACCAGGCCTTCATCTACCCAATTCGCCGCGAAGTCGCCGCCAAGATCAACGCCGCTCGCCACTCACTCGCTCCTGACTCCGATCG CCGAGCATTTGAGCAAGCAAAGAAAGCTCCAGGTTGTGTTTTTGGAACAAGAGGAGAGATTGATATAGGGAGGATTAAACAATCCAAGTACTTTCAAGCTCTTCTTCAGCAGTCCAATATTAAAGCGGAGAATGAATTG GGAGGTCAAATAGAGAAGCATGACAGGTTGAGTAACCAGGCTTCAAAAGTTATGACACAAGCAAAATTGACATCCAACATGACAAGGGCTAGTAATGGCTTAAACAAGGGGTTTTGGAGTTCCAAAAGCAACAACTCCGATGACTGCATTATTGTGGAAAAACCTCGCTCACATAACAACCAAGTAAAAGGTCATGGTGTCTCATCTTTTCCAAAAGTTGAAGACGAAGACAGAGCTTATGGAAGTGCTGCAGGGGCAAAACGGGCACACATCGAAATCAGTAGCCCCAGGATAGATAATGCAAAGTCACCGTCTAGCAATGAAGAAGCCAATGCTGATGCTTCTGGCAATGGGTTTGTTACTGCTCGAGCAAAATTg GAAATGGATGCGAGGCAAAGACGGGGTTTGGCAGGATCACCAAGTGCTTCTGTCTCCCCACAAAGTGATAACAATTGTGCCAATAGGGGTTATGGTGTGAAATCATATGGTGTTTCACGCCGTGGTGTCCGCGGTGGTTTTATTCCCCCTATCAAATCCAATGGGGGCAATGTTGGGAATGTGACTTCACGAATCGGTGGAAAGTGCGATGATGCATTAGATGACTCAACAAAGAGATG TTTAGATATGCTATGTGGTCCTGATGGTGAGCTTCCTGAAAAATTAAGGAATCTGGAACCTCGTCTTATTGAACATATTAGTAATGAGATCATGGACAGGGATCCCAATGTTCGATGGGATGATATTG CTGGTTTGGATCATGCTAAAAAATGTGTGACTGAGATGGTCATATGGCCTCTCTTACGTCCTGACATATTTAAAGGTTGTCGTTCTCCTGGAaaaggtcttcttctttttggtcCACCT GGAACTGGAAAAACAATGATTGGGAAAGCCATAGCTGGAGAGGCGAAAGCAACCTTTTTCTACATATCTGCCAGCTCATTAACAAGCAAGTGG ATTGGCGAGGGTGAAAAGCTAGTGAGGGCTCTTTTTGGGGTTGCCTGTTGTCGTCAGCCAGCTGTGATTTTTGTTGATGAAATTGATTCACTTCTTTCTCAGGTAAG TTTTCCAAGCAGCAAGGGTTCTGACAGAATGAGATGGACATTAACTAGTGATGGCGAATTTGATGTTAGCTCATATTTAGAGGCTTTAAGAGGCACAAGGGAAATgtttttcccttggaaaagtatttggtGTGCTAAGGCAACAAAAAGGATATCCTTCTTTGTGTGGACAGCAGCTTGGGGAAAGATTCCAACTGGTGACCATCTTATTAAGTGA
- the LOC115976448 gene encoding cytochrome P450 94B3-like, with product MGVFMSLATLKPLTFMLFPILLYLLFHVILCELRRVRKLSSHGPPTYPIIGCLISFYRNRVRLLDWYTELLMESATNTIVVNRFGAPRTIVTANPENVEYMLKTNFNNFPKGKPFTEILGDFLGCGIFNVDGELWHTQRKLASHEFRAKSLREFLMNALKEEVENQLFPVLESLATSNEVVDLQELLRRLAFNMICKVSLGIDRCSLDPSQPISPLAKAFDMASGVCARRGAAPLFIVWKAKRWLGLGSERKLKDAVEKVHAYITGIIHNRKKKINQGEVCSEDLLSRLISAGHEDEVIRDMMISFIMAGRDTTSAAMTWLFWLLSSHPNIEQEVVKETEFVEGEMLNYESLREMRLLKACLCESMRLYPPVAWDSKHAIVDDLLPDGTFVRAGDRLTYFPYGMGRMEALWGKDRLEFKPDRWFLEPDKEGGALKNVCPYKFPIFHAGPRVCLGKEMAFIQMKYVVASILKRFELRPIGPDRPVFVPLLTAHMAGGLKVLVRKRGAEVKL from the coding sequence ATGGGAGTCTTCATGTCTCTTGCTACACTGAAGCCCCTAACATTTATGTTGTTTCCTATTCTTCTCTACTTATTGTTTCACGTAATTTTATGTGAACTCCGGCGGGTTCGAAAGCTTTCCAGCCATGGACCGCCAACCTATCCTATCATTGGATGCTTGATTTCCTTCTACAGGAATCGTGTGCGTCTGTTGGATTGGTATACTGAGCTCCTCATGGAGTCAGCAACCAACACAATCGTGGTGAACCGTTTTGGTGCACCACGGACCATAGTCACCGCAAATCCAGAAAACGTAGAGTACATGCTCAAGACAAACTTTAACAACTTCCCCAAAGGCAAGCCCTTCACTGAAATCCTTGGGGATTTTCTTGGCTGTGGAATATTCAACGTAGATGGAGAGCTTTGGCACACTCAGCGCAAGCTGGCCAGCCACGAGTTCCGCGCCAAGTCCCTCAGAGAATTTCTGATGAATGCATTGAAGGAAGAAGTGGAAAACCAATTGTTTCCAGTACTAGAGTCACTGGCTACCTCCAATGAAGTTGTTGACTTGCAGGAGTTGCTAAGACGACTTGCATTCAATATGATTTGTAAGGTCTCATTGGGGATTGATCGGTGTAGCCTAGATCCTTCGCAACCCATTTCGCCACTTGCAAAAGCTTTTGACATGGCATCAGGGGTATGTGCAAGGCGTGGAGCTGCACCTCTTTTCATTGTTTGGAAGGCTAAAAGATGGCTTGGATTAGGATCCGAACGGAAGCTAAAGGATGCTGTTGAAAAAGTTCATGCCTATATCACTGGTATAATTCACAataggaagaagaagattaatCAAGGTGAGGTTTGCAGTGAAGATCTCCTATCTCGGTTAATTTCAGCCGGTCATGAAGATGAGGTTATAAGAGACATGATGATAAGCTTCATCATGGCAGGGAGGGACACCACTTCGGCAGCAATGACATGGCTCTTTTGGTTGCTCTCTTCCCATCCCAATATAGAGCAAGAGGTGGTTAAAGAGACAGAATTTGTGGAAGGGGAAATGTTGAATTATGAATCACTAAGGGAAATGAGATTGTTGAAGGCTTGTCTTTGTGAGTCCATGAGGCTCTACCCACCCGTGGCTTGGGACTCCAAGCATGCTATAGTCGATGATTTGTTGCCGGATGGCACTTTTGTGAGGGCAGGAGATAGGTTGACTTACTTTCCTTACGGGATGGGAAGAATGGAAGCATTGTGGGGGAAGGACCGGCTTGAGTTCAAACCGGATCGATGGTTTCTTGAACCGGACAAGGAGGGAGGAGCACTGAAGAATGTGTGCCCCTACAAGTTTCCAATCTTTCACGCCGGTCCAAGGGTGTGTCTCGGTAAGGAGATGGCTTTCATTCAAATGAAGTATGTTGTGGCTTCCATTCTGAAGCGGTTCGAACTTAGACCAATTGGTCCAGACCGGCCAGTTTTTGTACCACTCCTTACAGCTCACATGGCTGGCGGGCTAAAGGTTTTAGTTCGCAAGAGAGGGGCTGAGGTAAAGTTATAA
- the LOC115976449 gene encoding ATPase family AAA domain-containing protein FIGL1 isoform X1, with amino-acid sequence MAGNEEPKQISQPSPSSSSSSKAKIEEEELQQQQQQQAKEICWRKQVDQNLKRLHPLLFGAELALDRRDFSAALILGLRLLGFLDSQSQSEVDQAFIYPIRREVAAKINAARHSLAPDSDRRAFEQAKKAPGCVFGTRGEIDIGRIKQSKYFQALLQQSNIKAENELGGQIEKHDRLSNQASKVMTQAKLTSNMTRASNGLNKGFWSSKSNNSDDCIIVEKPRSHNNQVKGHGVSSFPKVEDEDRAYGSAAGAKRAHIEISSPRIDNAKSPSSNEEANADASGNGFVTARAKLEMDARQRRGLAGSPSASVSPQSDNNCANRGYGVKSYGVSRRGVRGGFIPPIKSNGGNVGNVTSRIGGKCDDALDDSTKRCLDMLCGPDGELPEKLRNLEPRLIEHISNEIMDRDPNVRWDDIAGLDHAKKCVTEMVIWPLLRPDIFKGCRSPGKGLLLFGPPGTGKTMIGKAIAGEAKATFFYISASSLTSKWIGEGEKLVRALFGVACCRQPAVIFVDEIDSLLSQRKSEGEHESSRRLKTQFLIEMEGFDSGSEQILLIGATNRPQELDEAARRRLTKRLYIPLPSSEARAWIIRNLLDKDGLFKLSKEEIETICNLTEGYSGSDMKNLVKDASMGPLREALRQGIEITKLEKEDMRPVTLQDFENALQEVRPSVSLNELGTYDEWNKQFGSLSL; translated from the exons atggcgGGAAACGAAGAGCCAAAGCAAATTTCACAACCGTcaccatcttcttcctcttcttcgaAAGCGaagatagaagaagaagaactgcagcaacagcaacagcaacaagcTAAAGAGATATGCTGGAGAAAGCAAGTGGACCAGAACCTCAAGCGCCTCCACCCGCTCCTCTTCGGCGCCGAGCTCGCCCTCGACCGCCGCGACTTCTCGGCGGCTCTGATCCTCGGTCTCCGCCTCCTCGGCTTCCTCGACTCCCAGTCTCAATCCGAAGTCGACCAGGCCTTCATCTACCCAATTCGCCGCGAAGTCGCCGCCAAGATCAACGCCGCTCGCCACTCACTCGCTCCTGACTCCGATCG CCGAGCATTTGAGCAAGCAAAGAAAGCTCCAGGTTGTGTTTTTGGAACAAGAGGAGAGATTGATATAGGGAGGATTAAACAATCCAAGTACTTTCAAGCTCTTCTTCAGCAGTCCAATATTAAAGCGGAGAATGAATTG GGAGGTCAAATAGAGAAGCATGACAGGTTGAGTAACCAGGCTTCAAAAGTTATGACACAAGCAAAATTGACATCCAACATGACAAGGGCTAGTAATGGCTTAAACAAGGGGTTTTGGAGTTCCAAAAGCAACAACTCCGATGACTGCATTATTGTGGAAAAACCTCGCTCACATAACAACCAAGTAAAAGGTCATGGTGTCTCATCTTTTCCAAAAGTTGAAGACGAAGACAGAGCTTATGGAAGTGCTGCAGGGGCAAAACGGGCACACATCGAAATCAGTAGCCCCAGGATAGATAATGCAAAGTCACCGTCTAGCAATGAAGAAGCCAATGCTGATGCTTCTGGCAATGGGTTTGTTACTGCTCGAGCAAAATTg GAAATGGATGCGAGGCAAAGACGGGGTTTGGCAGGATCACCAAGTGCTTCTGTCTCCCCACAAAGTGATAACAATTGTGCCAATAGGGGTTATGGTGTGAAATCATATGGTGTTTCACGCCGTGGTGTCCGCGGTGGTTTTATTCCCCCTATCAAATCCAATGGGGGCAATGTTGGGAATGTGACTTCACGAATCGGTGGAAAGTGCGATGATGCATTAGATGACTCAACAAAGAGATG TTTAGATATGCTATGTGGTCCTGATGGTGAGCTTCCTGAAAAATTAAGGAATCTGGAACCTCGTCTTATTGAACATATTAGTAATGAGATCATGGACAGGGATCCCAATGTTCGATGGGATGATATTG CTGGTTTGGATCATGCTAAAAAATGTGTGACTGAGATGGTCATATGGCCTCTCTTACGTCCTGACATATTTAAAGGTTGTCGTTCTCCTGGAaaaggtcttcttctttttggtcCACCT GGAACTGGAAAAACAATGATTGGGAAAGCCATAGCTGGAGAGGCGAAAGCAACCTTTTTCTACATATCTGCCAGCTCATTAACAAGCAAGTGG ATTGGCGAGGGTGAAAAGCTAGTGAGGGCTCTTTTTGGGGTTGCCTGTTGTCGTCAGCCAGCTGTGATTTTTGTTGATGAAATTGATTCACTTCTTTCTCAG CGTAAGTCAGAAGGTGAACATGAATCAAGTAGACGACTAAAAACACAGTTCCTCATTGAAATGGAAGGTTTTGACAGTGGCAGTGAGCAAATCCTACTCATAG GAGCAACAAATCGACCCCAAGAACTTGATGAAGCAGCACGGAGGCGACTTACCAAGAGACTTTATATACCCCTGCCCTCCTCCG AAGCAAGAGCTTGGATTATACGTAATCTCTTAGACAAGGACGGACTATTCAAGCTGTCAAAGGAGGAAATTGAGACCATTTGCAATTTGACTGAAG gGTATTCAGGATCAGACATGAAAAACCTAGTGAAGGATGCTTCTATGGGTCCACTCAGAGAGGCTCTTAGACAAGGCATAGAAATTACAAAGCTAGAAAAGGAGGATATGCGGCCTGTAACTCTTCAG GACTTTGAAAATGCATTGCAAGAGGTGAGGCCCTCAGTTTCCTTGAATGAACTAGGCACATATGATGAATGGAACAAGCAATTTGGAAGCCTATCACTCTAG